From a single Oreochromis niloticus isolate F11D_XX linkage group LG3, O_niloticus_UMD_NMBU, whole genome shotgun sequence genomic region:
- the LOC106097088 gene encoding uncharacterized protein LOC106097088, with the protein MAALRPWTVLTGVFIFYLLGNLYCEGQKEVKVRRGENATLECYGRSDATEIMLRWTKPDLQTDDYVIYLKDGHFQEHFQNDLFKGRVEMKDSKWMTNGNFSVILQNVTMNDSGTYECEAAYNSQPVQLLNRTSLNVEEPDNTGERREDKGKKSGSVGPAVGLSVPAVLLVVAVVSFVIYRKYGNSNYQSPSEQGQQMERSS; encoded by the exons ATGGCGGCGTTACGACCATGGACTGTCCTGACGGGAGTATTTATCTTCTATCTACTGGGAAATCTTTACTGTGAAG GCCAAAAAGAGGTCAAAGTCAGACGAGGAGAAAATGCCACTCTGGAGTGTTACGGCCGCAGTGATGCTACTGAAATAATGTTAAGGTGGACCAAACCTGACCTGCAGACAGATGATTATGTCATTTACTTAAAAGATGGTCATTttcaggaacacttccagaatGACTTGTTTAAAGGTCGGGTGGAGATGAAGGATTCAAAATGGATGACGAATGGAAACTTCTCAGTGATTCTCCAGAATGTCACCATGAACGATTCTGGAACATATGAATGTGAAGCAGCATACAACAGTCAGCCAGTTCAGCTTTTGAACAGAACCAGCCTGAATGTAGAAGAACCAG atAACACAGGAGAACGCAGAGAGGATAAAGGGAAGAAGAGTGGATCTGTTGGACCTGCAGTTGGTCTGTCAGTTCCTGCTGTGCttcttgttgttgctgttgttagtTTTGTGATCTACAGAAAATATGGGAATTCAAATTATCAGTCTCCTTCTGAACAAGGACAGCAGATGGAAAGGTCTTCATAG